One Archocentrus centrarchus isolate MPI-CPG fArcCen1 unplaced genomic scaffold, fArcCen1 scaffold_55_ctg1, whole genome shotgun sequence genomic region harbors:
- the LOC115777537 gene encoding zinc finger BED domain-containing protein 4-like encodes MSQQYLRYCGNSAEARRIQAMMSTNSFVWGHFTKIDNDSAKCMLCDRVVKCSGGSTSGLRRHLESKHDKHEERPSCSKRAKMLDGYFSRVSSKSLEEILAEMAAFDGFSFNSMAKCEYLRSALKRDGYTLPKNPTEISKQVRVFANEEKIKLAEMFQDMVKKGLRFSLTIDEYTSSQHKRYMSINVHGAQTYWNLGVIHVRGTMPAEKVKALVDDQLQCFKLDMNQHIVCCTTDGASVMVKFGRLVLPELQLCYAHAVHLAVTDVLYHRATSDGESKASEEEEESSEDSDDELAVCEDGYRSVREDMYRSVERVRKIARHFHKSPVSNDKLRECVKQDQGKELALILDCRTRWNSLADMLDRYIALHRPVTKTLVDINNALIITNEELALIQQLSSCLKPVKMGVESLCNRDTTLVKADGIFIFMIDQLTKQDTPLSLEMRDAIERRFMERRQKNLVSLYRYLLDPGVLVAPAPRPTEIFTMPSRQMLIRTAKGLVERLFLGRFSEESASEGDADARPTSPTEDVSTEGNLALDLQQAISMTTTPASDEIKEGDLMKVLTKEFSLFEATNRRPPHLQQLFDALHSVQATSVEAERAFSICGQFVTKLRNRLSAESLDALCFLKAHFQKKKKASEC; translated from the exons ATGAGTCAACAGTACTTACGGTATTGCGGTAACTCAGCAGAAGCGAGGCGCATACAGGCAATGATGTCTACGAACAGTTTTGTGTGGGGGCATTTTACAAAAATAGATAATGACAGCGCCAAATGTATGTTGTGTGACCGAGTCGTCAAATGTTCTGGTGGATCAACAAGCGGACTACGCAGACATTTAGAGTCCAAACATGACAAACACGAAGAAAGGCCATCATGTTCAAAACGTGCTAAAATGCTGGATGGCTACTTTAGCCGAGTTAGCAGCAAGTCTCTTGAAGAAATACTAGCGGAGATGGCAGCTTTTGATGGATTCTCCTTTAATAGTATGGCGAAATGTGAGTATCTGAGATCAGCACTCAAGAGGGATGGCTACACTCTCCCAAAGAATCCCACAGAAATCTCCAAGCAGGTTAGAGTGTTTGCGAACGAGGAGAAAATTAAACTGGCCGAAATGTTCCAAGACATGGTGAAGAAAGGGTTGCGTTTTTCGTTGACCATTGACGAATACACTTCTTCCCAACATAAGCGGTACATGAGCATAAATGTGCACGGTGCGCAAACTTACTGGAATTTAGGTGTCATACATGTCCGTGGAACAATGCCAGCAGAAAAAGTGAAAGCATTGGTTGACGATCAGCTTCAATGTTTCAAGCTTGACATGAACCAACACATTGTGTGCTGCACTACGGATGGAGCATCAGTGATGGTGAAGTTTGGGAGACTGGTGCTGCCGGAATTACAGCTGTGCTATGCCCACGCAGTTCACCTGGCTGTCACAGATGTGCTCTACCACCGTGCCACCTCTGATGGAGAGAGCAAAGcaagtgaagaagaggaggagagcagtGAAGACTCTGATGACGAGTTAGCTGTGTGCGAGGATGGGTATCGGTCAGTGAGAGAGGACATGTACAGGAGCGTGGAGCGAGTGCGTAAAATTGCGAGGCACTTCCACAAATCCCCAGTCAGCAACGACAAGCTGAGGGAATGTGTCAAACAAGACCAGGGGAAAGAGTTGGCACTCATCTTGGATTGTCGCACCAGATGGAACAGTTTGGCTGACATGCTGGACCGCTACATTGCACTACACAGACCAGTGACGAAGACCCTCGTTGATATCAACAATGCACTAATCATCACCAACGAAGAGCTTGCACTCATTCAGCAACTCAGCTCCTGCTTAAAGCCGGTGAAGATGGGAGTCGAATCGCTTTGTAACCGTGACACCACCCTCGTTAAAGCTGATGGGATTTTCATCTTCATGATTGACCAGTTGACAAAGCAGGACACCCCCCTGAGCCTTGAAATGAGGGATGCGATTGAGAGGAGATTCATGGAACGGAGACAGAAGAACTTGGTATCTTTGTATAG GTACCTTCTGGATCCCGGTGTTCTAGTCGCACCAGCACCAAGGCCCACTGAGATTTTCACCATGCCATCAAGACAGATGCTGATACGGACGGCTAAGGGACTTGTGGAGCGTCTTTTCCTCGGCCGTTTCTCCGAAGAGAGCGCGAGCGAGGGTGATGCAGATGCCAGACCTACATCACCGACTGAAGACGTCTCAACTGAAGGGAACCTAGCATTGGATCTGCAGCAGGCCATTTCAATGACCACTACGCCGGCGTCAGATGAAATCAAAGAGGGTGACCTCATGAAAGTTCTGACCAAAGAGTTTTCTCTGTTCGAAGCTACAAACAGGAGACCGCCCCACCTGCAGCAGTTGTTTGATGCCCTGCATTCTGTTCAGGCTACATCCGTGGAGGCGGAGAGAGCATTTTCTATCTGCGGCCAATTTGTCACTAAACTCCGAAATCGCTTAAGCGCAGAATCTCTCGATGCTCTCTGCTTCTTAAAAGCacactttcagaaaaaaaagaaagcttccgAATGTTAa